A single genomic interval of Plodia interpunctella isolate USDA-ARS_2022_Savannah chromosome 14, ilPloInte3.2, whole genome shotgun sequence harbors:
- the LOC128675582 gene encoding uncharacterized protein LOC128675582, translated as MCLAKDDSQSPQKEAVSPRSPWAKLLNRQSSKPRLPRKVASSTRVNLNKCWSKLGELISNASPRTDLPSHKTAYPEEPILVPFTDFFYPADPVKPVAVEDNDNAENQNILNSTRFELISEDPEVDNMANEVREICYTANRTCLVCKLY; from the exons ATGTGTTTGGCTAAAGATGATTCACAATCGCCCCAGAAGGAGGCTGTGTCACCGAGGTCGCCATGGGCGAAGCTCCTTAATCGTCAG AGCTCTAAGCCTCGACTGCCAAGGAAGGTGGCATCCTCCACGCGGGTGAATTTGAACAAGTGCTGGTCCAAGCTTGGGGAGCTAATCTCCAACGCATCGCCGCGCACTGACCTACCATCACACAAGACTGCATATCCTGAAGAGCCCATACTGGTGCCCTTCACCGACTTCTTCTACCCAGCTGATCCGGTTAAACCGGTAGCTGTAGAAGATAATGACAACGCTGAGAATCAAAACATCCTCAACTCCACTCGTTTCGAACTTATTTCCGAAGACCCAGAAGTCGACAACATGGCTAATGAAGTTCGAGAAATCTGCTACACCGCCAACAGGACCTGCCTCGTATGTAAACTTTATTAg